A window of the Virgibacillus pantothenticus genome harbors these coding sequences:
- a CDS encoding ABC transporter ATP-binding protein: MNITLNNISMQFAEVTAVDRLSVTIEEGSLVSLLGPSGCGKSTTLFMLAGLYQPTSGELYFGEQLMNKVSPEKRQIGMVFQNYALYPHMTVLKNIMFPLKMAKVAKKEARESAIAMAELVQIGHLLERKPSQLSGGQQQRVAIARALVKKPKLLLLDEPLSNLDARLRLEMREEIRRIQQTIGITTVFVTHDQEEALSISDKILLIKDGKYQQYSDAREIYEYPQNEFVGRFLGNPPMNQLPAVLETNKQFVRLEDTDQRIAITKQVTHEVEPQEQVIVGVRPEDLFVQSENEQGGITGETMMVERIGRDNLLNIQVGKRKIRAIVSPDTEVTIGKKVTLGIRPGYCHLFHADTGESLLMDEPIHSALKERVTC, from the coding sequence GTGAATATTACTTTGAACAATATTTCGATGCAATTTGCAGAGGTGACAGCCGTAGATCGCTTATCTGTAACTATTGAAGAAGGGAGTTTAGTTTCCTTACTTGGACCTAGTGGTTGTGGGAAAAGTACCACCTTGTTCATGTTAGCAGGGCTATATCAACCGACTTCAGGTGAATTATATTTTGGTGAACAGTTGATGAATAAAGTGTCGCCAGAGAAACGACAAATTGGCATGGTATTCCAAAATTATGCACTTTATCCACATATGACGGTTTTAAAAAATATTATGTTTCCATTGAAAATGGCCAAAGTAGCTAAAAAAGAGGCAAGAGAAAGTGCGATAGCGATGGCTGAGCTTGTGCAAATAGGGCATCTTTTAGAAAGAAAACCCAGCCAGTTATCGGGAGGTCAGCAGCAACGCGTTGCAATCGCAAGAGCGCTTGTGAAAAAACCTAAATTGTTGTTATTAGATGAACCATTATCTAATCTGGATGCTAGACTTCGTTTAGAAATGCGTGAAGAGATTAGGCGTATACAACAAACGATAGGGATTACTACGGTTTTCGTAACACATGATCAAGAAGAGGCCCTCAGTATATCCGATAAAATTTTATTAATAAAAGATGGTAAATATCAACAGTATAGTGATGCGAGAGAAATTTACGAATATCCACAGAATGAATTTGTAGGTCGGTTTTTAGGCAATCCGCCTATGAATCAATTACCTGCTGTATTAGAAACAAATAAACAATTCGTGAGATTAGAAGACACAGATCAGCGAATAGCGATTACTAAGCAAGTAACGCATGAAGTTGAACCACAGGAACAAGTTATTGTTGGAGTAAGACCTGAGGACTTATTTGTACAGTCAGAAAATGAACAAGGGGGGATCACAGGAGAAACAATGATGGTAGAGCGGATTGGCAGAGACAATCTGTTAAATATACAAGTTGGTAAACGGAAGATAAGGGCTATTGTATCACCAGATACAGAAGTTACGATTGGAAAAAAAGTTACGCTAGGTATCCGG
- a CDS encoding GntR family transcriptional regulator, whose protein sequence is MPVDKEMQIIDDIMEKIITKAMKPGEKIPSENKLADQHKVPRITARKALTTLEARGYIYSVQGKGRFLKETSKPIQLHLTGNSSFTDKMKRAGYRLTTKNMYCNKINYDSKIYDTLQANREAAIYKIGRLRLIDDEPIAIHQSFVDQDRFPNIAHEGSQILSMFAYYRQFGYEEFASKHSLLSITFPTSYEQELLSCSSMVPLIVLETDCIDRKTKKVLEYTKILYRSDKFKYDITSEGSR, encoded by the coding sequence ATGCCTGTAGATAAGGAAATGCAAATTATTGACGATATAATGGAGAAAATCATTACGAAAGCGATGAAACCTGGTGAAAAGATTCCCTCAGAAAACAAGCTGGCAGATCAGCATAAAGTGCCGCGTATTACTGCTAGAAAAGCTTTAACAACCCTAGAAGCACGTGGCTATATTTATTCAGTACAAGGGAAAGGGCGCTTTTTAAAGGAGACATCCAAGCCAATTCAGTTGCACTTAACAGGAAATAGCAGTTTTACTGATAAAATGAAACGAGCAGGATACCGTTTGACAACCAAAAATATGTACTGTAACAAAATTAATTATGATAGTAAAATTTACGATACGCTACAGGCAAATCGAGAAGCAGCGATTTATAAAATTGGTCGCCTGCGATTAATTGATGATGAACCTATAGCGATTCACCAGTCGTTTGTAGATCAGGATCGGTTTCCGAATATAGCTCACGAAGGGTCGCAAATATTATCCATGTTTGCTTATTATCGCCAATTCGGTTATGAGGAATTTGCGAGTAAGCATTCCTTATTAAGTATTACGTTTCCCACTTCTTATGAACAGGAGCTGTTATCATGTAGTAGCATGGTTCCTCTCATCGTGCTGGAAACGGACTGTATTGATAGAAAGACTAAGAAAGTACTGGAATATACGAAAATACTGTATCGAAGTGATAAATTCAAATATGATATTACGTCAGAAGGAAGTCGGTGA
- a CDS encoding TraB/GumN family protein, translated as MTEDNITRIYMHDKEYILIGTAHVSKHSAEQVKEVIEAENPDAVCVELDEQRYQSVKDDNKWKNMDIFKVIKEKKASLLLMNLAISSFQKRMAKQFGINPGQEMIQGIESAEQVNAKLVLADRNIQITFARIWNNIGLKGKAMLLTQVIASIFSKETISEEELEKMKQQDTIHTILQEFTDSFPRLKKPLIDERDQYLAQKIKEAPGNKIVAVLGAAHVPGIKEQIQKDHDLSKLREVPPKSKWPKIIGWSIPVLILAIIAYTFYANPQAGWEQTLSWIIWNGGLSAIGALIALGHPLTILTALIAAPITSLNPLLAAGWFAGFVQAYVKRPHVRDFERLSEDVFTVKGFWRNKVTRVLLIVVLANIGSSLGTFIGGVDVIRVFLENL; from the coding sequence ATGACAGAGGATAATATAACACGAATATATATGCATGATAAGGAATATATCCTGATTGGTACGGCCCATGTCTCTAAACATAGTGCGGAACAAGTAAAAGAGGTCATAGAAGCGGAGAACCCTGATGCAGTATGTGTAGAGTTAGATGAACAGCGATATCAATCCGTTAAAGACGATAATAAATGGAAGAACATGGATATATTTAAGGTGATTAAAGAAAAGAAGGCTTCCTTGTTATTGATGAATTTAGCTATTTCTTCTTTTCAAAAACGAATGGCTAAACAATTTGGCATTAATCCAGGTCAAGAAATGATTCAGGGTATTGAATCAGCGGAACAAGTGAATGCAAAGCTTGTGTTGGCGGATCGTAATATTCAAATTACCTTTGCTCGAATTTGGAATAATATTGGGCTAAAAGGTAAAGCAATGCTGTTAACCCAAGTGATTGCGAGTATTTTCAGTAAAGAAACGATATCTGAAGAAGAACTGGAAAAAATGAAACAGCAAGACACGATCCACACCATTTTACAAGAATTTACGGATTCGTTTCCAAGGCTAAAAAAGCCTCTCATTGATGAACGAGATCAATATTTAGCTCAAAAGATTAAAGAAGCGCCTGGGAATAAAATTGTTGCCGTGCTTGGTGCGGCACATGTGCCTGGGATTAAAGAGCAAATTCAAAAAGATCATGATTTAAGTAAATTACGAGAAGTCCCACCAAAATCAAAATGGCCCAAAATCATCGGTTGGTCCATCCCTGTACTTATTTTGGCGATTATTGCATATACCTTTTATGCTAATCCTCAAGCAGGTTGGGAGCAAACATTAAGCTGGATTATCTGGAATGGCGGGTTATCCGCGATTGGTGCGTTGATTGCCCTTGGGCATCCGTTAACTATTTTAACTGCACTTATAGCAGCGCCGATTACTTCATTAAATCCATTGCTTGCAGCTGGATGGTTTGCTGGATTTGTGCAGGCATATGTTAAGAGACCTCATGTGCGGGATTTTGAGAGGCTGTCAGAGGATGTATTTACAGTGAAAGGTTTTTGGCGCAATAAAGTAACGCGAGTTTTATTAATCGTAGTGTTAGCAAATATTGGTAGCTCCTTAGGGACGTTTATTGGTGGGGTAGATGTAATTCGTGTGTTTTTAGAAAATTTATAG
- a CDS encoding phospholipase — MRHQRETTSCFPDGYRWCGPGCSGPGEPINDVDAICKAHDMCYRRSRDYCKCDKAFLEHMRLKIDPRTAKGRHARTMYNYMRLQSLFTCGFRRF; from the coding sequence ATGCGGCATCAACGAGAAACAACATCATGCTTTCCTGATGGATACCGTTGGTGTGGTCCTGGTTGCAGTGGACCAGGTGAGCCCATTAATGATGTAGACGCTATTTGTAAAGCGCATGATATGTGTTACCGCCGTTCTAGAGATTATTGTAAATGTGACAAAGCATTTCTCGAACATATGCGTTTAAAAATCGACCCTCGAACAGCGAAAGGAAGGCATGCCCGTACCATGTATAATTATATGAGATTGCAAAGCTTATTTACTTGTGGGTTTAGAAGGTTTTAA